A single window of Candidatus Effluviviaceae Genus V sp. DNA harbors:
- the rfbD gene encoding dTDP-4-dehydrorhamnose reductase, with the protein MLGRALVGALEGNAEVTAVDLDDFDIGDGDAVMAAMLQTAPDVVFNCAAYTNVDGAESDRETAFRVNAVGAGNVARAAAEAGARLLHVSTDYVFDGRATEPYAEDAPTDPSSVYGQSKLAGEREVLSACGNALIVRTAWLYGHGGRNFVETVLRLADGGDTLRIVDDQTGSPTYATDLAAVLKDLAATDVAGYVHATNSGTCTWYEFATAILNAVGRDDVPVEPIATEDFGRPAPRPRYSVLSLERLEEVLGWTPRHWKKALVEYLRWRNT; encoded by the coding sequence GGGGCGCTCGAAGGAAACGCCGAGGTGACGGCCGTCGACCTCGACGACTTCGATATCGGGGACGGCGATGCCGTCATGGCCGCGATGCTCCAGACCGCGCCCGACGTGGTCTTCAACTGCGCGGCCTACACGAACGTCGACGGCGCAGAGAGCGACCGCGAGACGGCATTCAGAGTGAACGCCGTCGGAGCGGGGAACGTGGCCCGCGCCGCCGCCGAGGCGGGAGCCAGGCTTCTCCACGTGAGCACCGACTACGTCTTCGACGGCAGGGCCACGGAGCCGTACGCCGAGGACGCTCCGACCGACCCGTCGTCGGTCTACGGGCAGTCGAAGCTCGCCGGAGAGCGCGAGGTCCTCTCAGCGTGCGGGAACGCGCTCATCGTCAGAACAGCCTGGCTCTACGGACACGGCGGGAGGAACTTCGTCGAGACCGTTCTCAGACTCGCCGACGGGGGAGACACGCTCCGTATCGTGGACGACCAGACCGGGAGCCCCACGTACGCGACCGACCTCGCGGCCGTCCTGAAGGACCTGGCGGCGACCGATGTCGCGGGGTACGTTCACGCAACGAACAGCGGAACCTGCACCTGGTACGAGTTCGCCACGGCCATTCTCAACGCCGTCGGACGCGACGACGTTCCCGTCGAGCCGATCGCGACCGAGGACTTCGGCCGTCCGGCGCCGCGACCGCGCTACTCGGTCCTCTCGCTCGAGAGGCTCGAGGAGGTCCTGGGGTGGACGCCGCGGCACTGGAAGAAGGCCCTCGTAGAGTACCTCCGATGGAGGAACACATGA